The Tripterygium wilfordii isolate XIE 37 chromosome 17, ASM1340144v1, whole genome shotgun sequence genome has a window encoding:
- the LOC119982607 gene encoding digalactosyldiacylglycerol synthase 2, chloroplastic, which translates to MDKKQHIAIFTTASLPWMTGTAVNPLFRAVYLAKDGERKVTLVIPWLSLKHQLLVYPNNITFRSPSEQEKYVRQWVEESTGFISGFNIKFYPGKFAVDKRSILAVGDISEAIPDEEADIAVLEEPEHLTWFHHGKRWKTKFRLVIGIIHTNYLEYVKREKNVMQAFLLKYVNSWLVSIYCHKVIRLSAATQDYPRSIVCNVHGVNPKFLNIGEKKIEQQHRGSPAFTKGAYYIGKMVWSKGYKELLKLLHDHQEELSGLAVDLFGNGEDSDQVKEAAKKLELMVRVYPGRDHADPQFHDYKVFLNPSTTDVVCTASAEALAMGKIVVCANHPSNDFFRQFPNCQTFDDGNGFVNATSMALAEEPAQLTDTERYELSWEAATERFLRAAEVDQRFSKKLAKIPSRSFASTSLNLRKNLEDASAYLHYAASGFEVSRQVFGAIPGSLRPDEEQCEELGLPVSRVK; encoded by the exons ATGGATAAAAAACAGCACATTGCAATCTTTACTACCGCAAGCCTTCCATGGATGACTGGAACTGCTGTCAATCCTCTGTTTCGTGCTGTCTATCTGGCAAAAGATGGGGAAAGAAAGGTTACTTTGGTAATTCCTTGGTTATCTTTGAAACATCAACTGCTAGTATACCCCAACAATATCACGTTCAGGTCACCTTCTGAACAAGAGAAATATGTACGACAGTGGGTTGAGGAGAGTACTGGGTTTATATCTGGCTTCAATATAAAGTTTTATCCAGGAAAG TTTGCTGTTGATAAAAGGAGCATTCTTGCTGTAGGAGATATCTCAGAAGCTATCCCTGATGAAGAGGCGGATATTGCTGTCCTAGAGGAGCCAGAGCATCTTACATGGTTTCATCATGGGAAGAGATGGAAAACTAAATTCCGCCTTGTCATAGGAATTATACACACCAATTATTTGGAGTatgtgaagagagagaagaatgtGATGCAGGCGTTTCTTCTCAAATATGTTAATAGCTGGCTTGTTAGTATCTATTGCCACAAG GTTATTAGGCTGTCTGCTGCCACCCAAGATTATCCTAGATCCATCGTTTGCAATGTTCATGGAGTCAATCCCAAGTTCCTGAATATTGGTGAAAAAAAGATAGAGCAACAACACAGGGGGAGCCCAGCCTTTACCAAAGGTGCTTACTATATTGGGAAGATGGTGTGGAGCAAAGGCTACAAGGAGCTTCTTaaacttcttcatgatcaccaagAGGAGCTCAGTGGGCTGGCAGTTGATTTGTTTGGCAATGGAGAGGACTCAGATCAAGTCAAGGAAGCTGCTAAAAAGTTGGAACTAATGGTCAGAGTTTACCCTGGGCGTGATCATGCTGACCCCCAGTTCCATGA TTATAAAGTCTTCCTCAACCCAAGCACTACCGATGTGGTTTGCACGGCCTCAGCTGAAGCATTGGCAATGGGCAAAATTGTTGTGTGCGCTAATCACCCATCAAACGACTTCTTTAGGCAATTCCCAAATTGCCAAACTTTTGATGACGGCAATGGGTTTGTCAATGCCACATCCATGGCACTGGCTGAAGAGCCTGCCCAGCTGACAGATACTGAGAGGTATGAGCTGTCATGGGAGGCTGCCACTGAAAGATTTTTAAGAGCTGCTGAGGTGGACCAAAGATTCTCAAAGAAGCTGGCTAAAATTCCTTCTAGGTCCTTTGCATCCACTTCATTGAATCTGCGGAAGAACTTAGAGGATGCGTCAGCATATCTGCATTATGCGGCATCTGGGTTTGAAGTATCGAGACAGGTATTCGGGGCTATTCCTGGAAGCTTGCGACCTGATGAAGAGCAATGCGAGGAACTCGGACTCCCAGTCTCTAGAGTGAAATGA
- the LOC119982038 gene encoding uncharacterized protein LOC119982038 isoform X1 encodes MLLGHADGLSEMRSSRDQLLPDPESELEDDDDEAASTSEQILYTASFEELARNIIQYDTIIWFSISLLLVLAWGVGLIMLLYLPFRRYVLQKDISSRKLYVTQSHVVYKISRPSFIPFWGVITIEKQVPLSMVIDIIIEQGWLQSLYGIHTFRIESIARGKAAPVDELQVQGVANPGLLRKVIITEASKVMQDIGISRKPATLAEEGETFSQIGSPTERPLIFKSPSKSLKMTGSPRFSPMDRRGIIPEDLVLNKLEEVSRSVKKIESLMEKSQSSPKSKAVKQLKFGH; translated from the exons atgTTGTTGGGTCATGCTGATGGTCTATCAGAAATGAGATCATCGAGGGATCAGCTACTTCCTGATCCTGAATCTGAgttagaagatgatgatgatgaggcaGCATCTACTTCTGAACAGATACTGTACACTGCCTCTTTTGAAGAACTTGCAAGAAATATTATTCAGTATGATACTATTATATGGTTTTCTATATCACTATTACTGGTTTTAGCTTGGGGGGTAGGCCTCATCATGTTGTTGTATCTACCCTTTAGAAGATACGTACTTCAAAAGGACATTTCTTCTCGCAAACTATATGTTACACAGAGCCATGTGGTTTACAAG ATTTCAAGGCCTTCTTTTATACCCTTTTGGGGTGTAATTACAATTGAGAAGCAGGTGCCTCTTTCCATGGTGATTGATATCATTATTGAACAAG GTTGGTTGCAGTCATTGTATGGAATCCATACATTTAGAATTGAAAGTATAGCTCGTGGAAAAGCCGCACCTGTAGATGAGCTGCAGGTTCAAGGGGTTGCAAATCCCGGACTTTTGAGGAAG GTAATCATAACAGAAGCTTCAAAGGTTATGCAGGATATTGGTATAAGTCGAAAGCCTGCTACTCTGGCTGAGGAAGGGGAAACTTTTTCTCAGATCGGATCACCAACTGAGAGACCTTTAATTTTCAAATCACCATCCAAAAGTTTGAAG ATGACTGGTTCACCCCGTTTTTCTCCAATGGACCGCAGAGGCATAATACCCGAGGATTTGGTGCTGAATAAACTAGAAGAAGTAAGCAGATCAGTTAAG AAAATTGAATCCCTGATGGAGAAGTCCCAATCTTCCCCCAAAAGCAAAGCAGTTAAGCAGCTCAAATTCGGTCACTGA
- the LOC119982038 gene encoding uncharacterized protein LOC119982038 isoform X3 codes for MLLGHADGLSEMRSSRDQLLPDPESELEDDDDEAASTSEQILYTASFEELARNIIQRYVLQKDISSRKLYVTQSHVVYKISRPSFIPFWGVITIEKQVPLSMVIDIIIEQGWLQSLYGIHTFRIESIARGKAAPVDELQVQGVANPGLLRKVIITEASKVMQDIGISRKPATLAEEGETFSQIGSPTERPLIFKSPSKSLKMTGSPRFSPMDRRGIIPEDLVLNKLEEVSRSVKKIESLMEKSQSSPKSKAVKQLKFGH; via the exons atgTTGTTGGGTCATGCTGATGGTCTATCAGAAATGAGATCATCGAGGGATCAGCTACTTCCTGATCCTGAATCTGAgttagaagatgatgatgatgaggcaGCATCTACTTCTGAACAGATACTGTACACTGCCTCTTTTGAAGAACTTGCAAGAAATATTATTCA AAGATACGTACTTCAAAAGGACATTTCTTCTCGCAAACTATATGTTACACAGAGCCATGTGGTTTACAAG ATTTCAAGGCCTTCTTTTATACCCTTTTGGGGTGTAATTACAATTGAGAAGCAGGTGCCTCTTTCCATGGTGATTGATATCATTATTGAACAAG GTTGGTTGCAGTCATTGTATGGAATCCATACATTTAGAATTGAAAGTATAGCTCGTGGAAAAGCCGCACCTGTAGATGAGCTGCAGGTTCAAGGGGTTGCAAATCCCGGACTTTTGAGGAAG GTAATCATAACAGAAGCTTCAAAGGTTATGCAGGATATTGGTATAAGTCGAAAGCCTGCTACTCTGGCTGAGGAAGGGGAAACTTTTTCTCAGATCGGATCACCAACTGAGAGACCTTTAATTTTCAAATCACCATCCAAAAGTTTGAAG ATGACTGGTTCACCCCGTTTTTCTCCAATGGACCGCAGAGGCATAATACCCGAGGATTTGGTGCTGAATAAACTAGAAGAAGTAAGCAGATCAGTTAAG AAAATTGAATCCCTGATGGAGAAGTCCCAATCTTCCCCCAAAAGCAAAGCAGTTAAGCAGCTCAAATTCGGTCACTGA
- the LOC119982038 gene encoding uncharacterized protein LOC119982038 isoform X2, producing MLLGHADGLSEMRSSRDQLLPDPESELEDDDDEAASTSEQILYTASFEELARNIIQYDTIIWFSISLLLVLAWGVGLIMLLYLPFRRYVLQKDISSRKLYVTQSHVVYKISRPSFIPFWGVITIEKQVPLSMVIDIIIEQGWLQSLYGIHTFRIESIARGKAAPVDELQVQGVANPGLLRKVIITEASKVMQDIGISRKPATLAEEGETFSQIGSPTERPLIFKSPSKSLKENGGLFGLILEDVVRFYKKTGCRSGGMLMILKVLAKRNVSL from the exons atgTTGTTGGGTCATGCTGATGGTCTATCAGAAATGAGATCATCGAGGGATCAGCTACTTCCTGATCCTGAATCTGAgttagaagatgatgatgatgaggcaGCATCTACTTCTGAACAGATACTGTACACTGCCTCTTTTGAAGAACTTGCAAGAAATATTATTCAGTATGATACTATTATATGGTTTTCTATATCACTATTACTGGTTTTAGCTTGGGGGGTAGGCCTCATCATGTTGTTGTATCTACCCTTTAGAAGATACGTACTTCAAAAGGACATTTCTTCTCGCAAACTATATGTTACACAGAGCCATGTGGTTTACAAG ATTTCAAGGCCTTCTTTTATACCCTTTTGGGGTGTAATTACAATTGAGAAGCAGGTGCCTCTTTCCATGGTGATTGATATCATTATTGAACAAG GTTGGTTGCAGTCATTGTATGGAATCCATACATTTAGAATTGAAAGTATAGCTCGTGGAAAAGCCGCACCTGTAGATGAGCTGCAGGTTCAAGGGGTTGCAAATCCCGGACTTTTGAGGAAG GTAATCATAACAGAAGCTTCAAAGGTTATGCAGGATATTGGTATAAGTCGAAAGCCTGCTACTCTGGCTGAGGAAGGGGAAACTTTTTCTCAGATCGGATCACCAACTGAGAGACCTTTAATTTTCAAATCACCATCCAAAAGTTTGAAG GAGAATGGGGGTCTATTTGGGTTGATTTTAGAAGATGTAGTTAGATTTTACAAAAAGACAGGGTGCAGAAGTGGTGGCATGTTGATGATTCTAAAGGTTCTGGCAAAGAGAAATGTCAGTTTGTGA
- the LOC119982783 gene encoding methionine adenosyltransferase 2 subunit beta isoform X1: MSGRKKVLVVGGTGYLGQHLLQGFLEVQDSHYDLAFTHHSTPPKALLDVIPHALAFHVDLQSGQGFDAISHAFGQPHVIVNCAALSVPRACEKDPSAAMSLNVPCSLVNWLSSFRENNALLIHLSTDQVYQGLKSFYKEEDETLPVNVYGKSKVAAEQFISDKCSNFAILRSSIIFGPQTMSPVPKSLPIQWIDSVLSKGEAVEFFYDEFRCPVYVKDVVAIILKLSNNWISEAKQTRLLLNVGGPDRVSREQMAKSVALIKGYETSLIKPVSASSVDRGVKSPADISMDIRKLVQTLSIHPTPFVDGVRLTLNTEARP, translated from the exons ATGAGTGGGAGGAAGAAGGTTTTGGTGGTCGGAGGTACGGGCTACTTGGGGCAGCACCTTTTGCAGGGTTTCTTAGAGGTCCAAGACAGCCATTATGATCTGGCATTTACTCATCACTCCACTCCTCCGAAGGCCCTGCTCGATGTCATCCCTCACGCTCTTGCTTTCCACGTCGATTTGCAGTCTGGACAAGGATTCGATGCTATTTCGCACGCATTTGGCCAG CCCCATGTGATCGTTAATTGTGCTGCACTTTCAGTACCTCGTGCTTGTGAAAAGGATCCTTCAGCTGCTATGTCGCTCAATGTACCTTGCTCCCTTGTAAACTGGTTATCAAGCTTTAGGGAGAATAATGCTCTTTTGATCCATCTATCGACTGACCAGG tttATCAAGGGTTGAAGTCCTTCTATAAGGAAGAAGACGAAACTCTTCCTGTAAATGTTTATGGCAAGTCAAAAGTGGCAGCGGAGCAGTTTATTTCAGATAAATGCTCAAATTTTGCGATTTTGAGAAGCAGTATCATTTTTGGGCCACAGACTATGTCACCTGTCCCAAAATCCCTTCCAATTCAG TGGATTGATAGTgtcctctccaaaggggaggcAGTTGAGTTTTTTTATGATGAGTTTCGCTGCCCAGTGTATGTCAAGGATGTTGTGGCTATCATTTTAAAGTTATCGAACAACTGGATATCTG AGGCTAAGCAGACGCGGTTGCTGTTGAATGTTGGTGGACCTGACAGGGTATCCCGTGAGCAAATGGCCAAGTCTGTGGCACTCATTAAAGGATATGAGACCTCCTTAATCAAACCGGTTTCTGCATCATCA GTTGATCGAGGGGTCAAGTCCCCAGCAGACATATCCATGGATATCAGAAAGCTGGTTCAGACACTAAGTATTCATCCTACTCCATTCGTAGATGGTGTTAGATTAACCCTCAACACTGAAGCTAGGCCGTGA
- the LOC119982783 gene encoding methionine adenosyltransferase 2 subunit beta isoform X2 codes for MSGRKKVLVVGGTGYLGQHLLQGFLEVQDSHYDLAFTHHSTPPKALLDVIPHALAFHVDLQSGQGFDAISHAFGQPHVIVNCAALSVPRACEKDPSAAMSLNVPCSLVNWLSSFRENNALLIHLSTDQVYQGLKSFYKEEDETLPVNVYGKSKVAAEQFISDKCSNFAILRSSIIFGPQTMSPVPKSLPIQWIDSVLSKGEAVEFFYDEFRCPVYVKDVVAIILKLSNNWISGIG; via the exons ATGAGTGGGAGGAAGAAGGTTTTGGTGGTCGGAGGTACGGGCTACTTGGGGCAGCACCTTTTGCAGGGTTTCTTAGAGGTCCAAGACAGCCATTATGATCTGGCATTTACTCATCACTCCACTCCTCCGAAGGCCCTGCTCGATGTCATCCCTCACGCTCTTGCTTTCCACGTCGATTTGCAGTCTGGACAAGGATTCGATGCTATTTCGCACGCATTTGGCCAG CCCCATGTGATCGTTAATTGTGCTGCACTTTCAGTACCTCGTGCTTGTGAAAAGGATCCTTCAGCTGCTATGTCGCTCAATGTACCTTGCTCCCTTGTAAACTGGTTATCAAGCTTTAGGGAGAATAATGCTCTTTTGATCCATCTATCGACTGACCAGG tttATCAAGGGTTGAAGTCCTTCTATAAGGAAGAAGACGAAACTCTTCCTGTAAATGTTTATGGCAAGTCAAAAGTGGCAGCGGAGCAGTTTATTTCAGATAAATGCTCAAATTTTGCGATTTTGAGAAGCAGTATCATTTTTGGGCCACAGACTATGTCACCTGTCCCAAAATCCCTTCCAATTCAG TGGATTGATAGTgtcctctccaaaggggaggcAGTTGAGTTTTTTTATGATGAGTTTCGCTGCCCAGTGTATGTCAAGGATGTTGTGGCTATCATTTTAAAGTTATCGAACAACTGGATATCTGGTAT AGGCTAA